One genomic region from Amaranthus tricolor cultivar Red isolate AtriRed21 chromosome 12, ASM2621246v1, whole genome shotgun sequence encodes:
- the LOC130828119 gene encoding probable purine permease 11, whose translation MDATDVGDPIFAKDRAETTVQALLKLNRWQWWILVGLNIFFVVAGQTAAVLLGRFYYNEGGASTFLATLVQTAGFPILFIPLLFIPASNKSPTPPDSLSRKYIFLIYIFLGIIVAGDNFLYSKGLLYLSASTYSLICATQLAFNAVFSYFINSQKFTPLILNAVVILSYSAALLGVNESSDAPEGVTKSQYAVGFICSISASALYSLVLSLMQLTFEKAIKKSTFSVVLEMQIYTSIVASIVTVVALFVSGQWRDLEGEMHGYHTGKVSYVLTQVGTAVCWQVCSVGVVGLIFLVTSLFSNVISTVALVVGPIASVVVFHDKMNGVKIIAMLSALWGFVSYIYQNYLDDYRSTELRRQMEANDSRVTAC comes from the exons ATGGATGCTACTG ATGTTGGAGATCCTATTTTTGCTAAAGACAGGGCAGAAACTACGGTCCAAGCACTTCTCAAACTAAATCGTTGGCAATGGTGGATCTTGGTGGGACTCAATATTTTCTTCGTTGTAGCTGGACAAACAGCTGCTGTACTTTTAGGACGCTTTTATTATAATGAGGGCGGAGCTAGTACATTTTTGGCAACACTTGTTCAAACCGCTGGATTTCCTATCCTCTTCATTCCACTTCTATTTATTCCTGCGTCCAATAAGTCTCCAACCCCTCCTGATTCACTTTCTAGAAAGTACATTTTCTTAATCTACATTTTTCTGGGAATAATTGTTGCTGGTGACAACTTTTTATATTCTAAAGGACTCTTATACCTCTCCGCTTCCACATATTCTCTAATTTGTGCCACCCAATTAGCCTTCAACGCTGTATTTTCGTATTTCATCAACTCTCAAAAGTTCACCCCATTGATTCTAAATGCTGTGGTCATTTTATCATATTCTGCCGCCCTCTTAGGGGTAAACGAAAGTTCCGATGCACCAGAAGGAGTGACTAAGTCACAATATGCTGTCGGATTCATTTGCAGCATCTCAGCTTCAGCTCTGTACTCACTGGTGCTTTCACTCATGCAGCTTACCTTTGAAAAagcaatcaaaaaatctacATTTTCTGTTGTTTTAGAGATGCAAATCTACACTTCAATTGTTGCAAGTATTGTTACAGTTGTAGCATTATTTGTTAGTGGGCAATGGCGAGACTTGGAAGGAGAAATGCACGGTTATCACACTGGGAAAGTGTCATATGTGCTGACTCAGGTCGGGACTGCTGTATGTTGGCAAGTCTGCTCGGTTGGTGTGGTGGGCTTAATCTTTTTGGTAACATCGTTGTTTTCGAATGTCATCAGTACAGTTGCTTTGGTCGTTGGTCCTATTGCGTCTGTCGTAGTCTTCCATGACAAGATGAATGGTGTCAAGATAATTGCCATGTTGTCTGCACTTTGGGGTTTTGTTTCTTATATTTATCAAAATTACCTTGATGATTATAGATCAACAGAGTTACGGAGGCAAATGGAAGCCAATGACAGTAGGGTGACTGCTTGCTAA
- the LOC130828117 gene encoding transcription initiation factor TFIID subunit 12b gives MTDTSTSSPKTIQSQNLMDSQQAPSMSMASPSNPHNSPSIDIPRISSPSIPQISQPQQQQPQQQQQVNSSINASLQQQQIMQQQQFQQQQQNMMGMSVGVGMGMNVSGIPNNFQSQQGVNRSASLSRMNQIQLQQQQQQQQQQQQQQQQQMANPQQQQQQYGMLRQQAALYGNMNFGASVLNQQFRQQQQQQQQQQQQQPLQQQQPQPLQQQQPQQSQQLQQQQQQQAQQQLQQPQQLQQQLGSANLSRSTMMGQSASLPGMSGQAAAAAAQFNIQPQLLSSPRQRASILQGTQFPSGQSMNLQALQMMGYSSIRSNGPLSYTQRVTAAHLRHQLAQQGSLPSPQKIQGQSLSRASSLAFMNSQLSGLSQNGQPSIQNTLSQQQWLKQIPAVSGPGSPSLRQSQNQRQGIQPQISQSPQLSQNTSLNPQQLSQLVQQQPSLGHPQVQQQPSHQMRQLQQSPSVQQQQQQQQQHQPQVMQQLPSMNQLQQQLSPRTQGPAGQKTISLTGSQPDATVSGATTPGGSSSQGTEATNQLLGKRKIQDLVSQMDVHGKFEPEVEDLLLEIADDFIDTVTTFACNLAKHRKSSTLESKDVLLHLEKNWHLTLPGYSSEDRKSNFDNPSSEVHRKRLDMIHALMESSHSDFASPSSEQLVAQSTSLMPQHMTRF, from the exons CTCATAATTCTCCTTCTATTGATATACCCAGAATTTCATCTCCGTCCATTCCTCAAATCTCTCAACCTCAACAGCAACAACCTCAACAACAACAGCAGGTTAATTCTAGTATTAATGCTAGTTTGCAGCAACAACAAATTATGCAACAACAACAGTTTCAACAACAGCAGCAAAATATGATGGGTATGAGTGTAGGAGTGGGAATGGGTATGAATGTTTCGGGAATTCCCAATAATTTTCAGTCTCAACAAGGTGTAAATCGATCTGCATCATTATCGAGGATGAATCAGATTCAATTGCAACAACagcaacagcaacaacaacaacaacaacagcagCAACAACAGCAAATGGCTAACCCacagcagcagcaacaacaGTATGGGATGTTAAGACAACAAGCTGCCTTATATGGAAATATGAATTTTGGTGCGTCTGTATTAAACCAACAATTTagacagcagcagcagcagcagcaacagcagCAACAACAACAGCCATTACAGCAACAGCAACCGCAACCATTACAGCAACAACAGCCACAACAATCGCAACAATTGCAGCAACAACAGCAGCAGCAGGCACAACAACAATTGCAGCAACCTCAGCAGCTGCAACAACAATTGGGTAGTGCAAATTTATCACGATCGACGATGATGGGACAAAGTGCGTCTTTGCCTGGAATGTCTGGCCAAGCAGCAGCAGCTGCTGCTCAATTTAATATCCAGCCACAATTGCTTTCTTCG CCAAGGCAAAGGGCAAGTATCCTCCAAGGGACACAATTTCCATCAGGGCAATCAATGAATTTGCAAGCATTGCAGATGATGGGTTATAGTTCGATTAGATCAAATGGTCCTCTCAGTTATACACAACGGGTAACTGCAGCTCATTTGAGGCATCAGTTAGCACAACAGGGTTCACTTCCGTCACCTCAG AAAATTCAGGGTCAGAGTCTGTCACGGGCGTCATCATTGGCATTTATGAACTCTCAGTTGTCTGGCTTATCTCAAAATGGACAGCCATCTATCCAGAACACTTTGTCCCAGCAACAATGGTTAAAGCAAATACCTGCTGTCTCTGGCCCTGGCTCACCATCATTACGTCAGTCTCAAAACCAAAGGCAGGGTATCCAACCACAGATAAGTCAATCTCCTCAGTTGTCACAAAACACGTCCTTGAATCCCCAACAATTGTCCCAATTGGTCCAACAACAACCATCATTGGGGCATCCTCAGGTGCAGCAACAACCATCTCATCAAATGCGGCAGCTGCAACAATCACCATCTGTACAGCAAcagcagcaacaacaacaacagcatCAGCCACAAGTCATGCAGCAACTGCCGTCAATGAATCAGCTTCAGCAGCAGCTGTCTCCAAGGACTCAGGGACCAGCAGGCCAAAAGACAATAAGCTTAACAGGATCACAGCCGGATGCTACTGTGTCTGGGGCAACTACTCCAGGGGGAAGTTCTAGTCAAGGAACAGAAGCAACAAATCAACTGCTAGGAAAGAGGAAAATACAAGATTTGGTTTCCCAG ATGGATGTTCATGGAAAGTTTGAACCTGAAGTTGAAGATCTTTTGCTAGAAATTGCCGATGACTTCATTGATACT GTTACTACATTTGCATGTAATTTGGCAAAACATCGAAAATCATCAACATTAGAATCCAAGGATGTGTTGCTACACTTAG AAAAAAATTGGCACCTGACACTTCCAGGGTACTCGAGTGAAGATCGGAAAAGCAACTTCGACAAT CCTTCAAGTGAAGTTCATAGAAAGCGACTTGATATG ATACATGCTCTGATGGAGTCATCACACTCAGACTTTGCCTCCCCTAGTTCAGAGCAACTTGTTGCACAGTCAACTTCACTTATGCCTCAGCATATGACAAGGTTTTGA